The following proteins come from a genomic window of Natrinema saccharevitans:
- a CDS encoding FAD-binding oxidoreductase produces MTHDCSFLEDLDLEDDQLSFADGRRESHATDWGTEESDGVMPDAVVWPERTAEVSAVLAAATERGVPVTPYAAGTGLEGNAVPAHGGISLDLTRMDAVVDYRPDDVQIDVGPGIIGSDVDEHVASDGLFFPPLPSSGEISTIGGMIATDASGMGTVRYGEIADWVLGLEAVLADGTVVRTGSRAIKTSSGYNLTDLLVGSEGTLAVVTEATLELAGRPEQIRGGRAIFETLADAAEAVFDAVRTEVDVAKIELVDGLSARMANDHLDTGLPDAPMVFLEFHANHGIEEEIDLCRAIFEDHDVARFEMSENDDEMAALWEARRELAFAVRSYDPDLESLHPGDVTVPISAYPEVVRETKRLAEEYGLLVPCFGHAGDGNLHYSVLADPSDPDQLERGEALYREIVELAIEFGGTATGEHGIGEGKQKYLEPEHGAGAVEAMRSIKRALDPTDTLNPGKVFPETADGERVREPDC; encoded by the coding sequence ATGACACACGACTGCTCGTTCCTCGAGGACCTCGACCTCGAGGACGACCAGCTGTCGTTTGCGGACGGTCGACGCGAATCGCACGCGACGGACTGGGGGACCGAGGAATCGGACGGAGTCATGCCCGACGCCGTCGTCTGGCCCGAGCGTACCGCGGAGGTCTCGGCGGTGTTGGCGGCGGCGACCGAACGCGGGGTCCCGGTCACGCCCTACGCGGCCGGGACGGGCCTCGAGGGCAACGCCGTCCCGGCCCACGGCGGGATCAGCCTCGATCTGACGCGGATGGACGCGGTGGTCGACTACCGGCCCGACGACGTCCAGATCGACGTGGGGCCGGGGATCATCGGCTCCGACGTCGACGAACACGTCGCGTCCGACGGCCTCTTTTTCCCGCCGCTGCCCTCGTCGGGCGAGATTTCGACGATCGGCGGGATGATCGCGACCGACGCCAGCGGGATGGGGACGGTCCGCTACGGCGAGATCGCCGACTGGGTCCTCGGGCTCGAGGCCGTGCTTGCCGACGGCACCGTCGTCCGGACGGGATCGCGGGCGATCAAGACCTCGAGCGGCTACAACCTGACCGACCTGCTGGTCGGCAGCGAGGGGACGCTGGCGGTGGTCACCGAGGCCACCCTCGAACTGGCCGGCCGGCCCGAGCAGATCCGGGGCGGGCGGGCGATCTTCGAGACGCTGGCCGACGCCGCCGAGGCGGTCTTCGACGCGGTCCGGACGGAGGTCGACGTCGCCAAGATCGAACTCGTCGACGGGCTGAGCGCCCGGATGGCCAACGACCACCTCGACACCGGCCTGCCCGACGCGCCGATGGTCTTTCTGGAGTTCCACGCCAACCACGGGATCGAGGAAGAGATCGACCTCTGTCGCGCCATCTTTGAGGACCACGACGTCGCCCGCTTCGAGATGAGCGAGAACGACGACGAGATGGCCGCGCTCTGGGAGGCCCGGCGGGAACTGGCCTTCGCCGTCAGGAGCTACGATCCCGACCTCGAGTCGCTCCATCCGGGCGACGTGACGGTGCCGATCAGCGCCTACCCCGAGGTCGTCCGCGAGACGAAGCGACTCGCCGAGGAGTACGGCCTGCTGGTCCCCTGCTTCGGCCACGCCGGCGACGGCAACCTCCACTACAGCGTCCTCGCCGACCCGAGCGACCCCGACCAACTCGAGCGCGGCGAGGCCCTCTACCGGGAGATCGTCGAACTCGCGATCGAGTTCGGCGGGACGGCGACCGGCGAACACGGCATCGGCGAGGGGAAACAGAAGTACCTCGAGCCGGAACACGGCGCGGGCGCGGTCGAGGCCATGCGATCGATCAAGCGGGCGCTGGACCCGACGGACACGCTCAATCCGGGGAAGGTCTTCCCGGAGACGGCCGACGGCGAGCGGGTTCGAGAGCCGGACTGCTGA
- a CDS encoding MarR family transcriptional regulator: MPIDIDRFENGPPEDLRAGGRTNAEVILSFLASSPDRAYTPKEIHDETGVARGSVGVVLSRLAERDLVRHRGDYWAVADDEDVVTTLDSMRTARAATDRFGPEDPDEWGHGVDSDGADEE; the protein is encoded by the coding sequence GTGCCCATCGACATCGATCGCTTCGAAAACGGCCCCCCGGAAGATCTCAGGGCGGGCGGGCGAACGAACGCGGAAGTGATCCTCTCGTTTCTCGCCTCGTCCCCCGACCGAGCGTACACGCCGAAGGAGATCCACGACGAGACCGGCGTCGCGCGCGGGAGTGTCGGCGTGGTCCTCTCGCGGTTGGCGGAGCGCGATCTCGTCCGCCATCGAGGGGACTACTGGGCCGTCGCCGACGACGAAGACGTCGTGACGACCCTCGACTCGATGCGAACCGCTCGAGCGGCGACCGATCGGTTCGGTCCGGAAGATCCCGACGAGTGGGGTCACGGCGTGGACTCCGACGGTGCGGACGAGGAATGA